From the genome of Cherax quadricarinatus isolate ZL_2023a unplaced genomic scaffold, ASM3850222v1 Contig646, whole genome shotgun sequence, one region includes:
- the LOC128686634 gene encoding uncharacterized protein: protein MMAFYKYNLSDFRIHFGMTRPQVEELFTELQPHYRYDRGTKLPLENVVLASLWVLSSQESYRVIAERFKTSKSVICTSLHHFCNLVSGNLENRISWPCGTALVDTVRGFEEAGFPGTIGAIDSCHIIINKPKDVEEPEAYMNEKNVFCTTLLAVCDDKHRFTYVNVGHPGTLGDADVFRRCELFQAFKDAPDSLLPLEFLLANNIYPYHIISDVGFPLSVYVMTPYEDNGYLTAREIQYNKRHLSALMLISKSICLLKSRFSRLKMLLMQHLAQCSVAIKACCILHNICMENSDLEMLDIDEDDIPPPCSETCMDSQPICIVGEEKRNAIADSFM, encoded by the exons ATGATGGCTTTCTACAAATACAATTTGAGTGACTTTCGTATTCATTTTGGAATGACAAGGCCACaagttgag GAGCTGTTCACAGAGCTTCAACCTCACTATCGATATGACAGAGGAACTAAGTTGCCCCTTGAAAATGTTGTTTTGGCAAGTTTGTGGGTATTATCAAGCCAAGAGTCATACAGAGTTATAGCAGAGAGGTTTAAGACCAGCAAATCTGTTATCTGCACATCTCTGCATCATTTCTGTAATCTTGTATCAGGAAACCTCGAGAATCGAATAAGTTGGCCCTGTGGAACAGCCTTAGTAGACACTGTCAGGGGTTTTGAAGAAGCTGGTTTTCCAGGCACTATTGGTGCAATAGATTCTTGCCATATTATCATAAACAAACCCAAGGATGTTGAAGAACCTGAGGCATACATGAATGAAAAAAATGTCTTTTGCACTACTTTATTAGCAGTGTGTGATGATAAACATAGGTTCACATATGTTAATGTTGGACATCCTGGAACTTTAGGTGATGCTGATGTTTTTAGGAGATGTGAATTGTTTCAAGCATTCAAAGATGCTCCTGATTCTTTATTGCCTTTAGAATTTCTGCTAGCTAATAACATTTATCCCTACCATATAATTTCTGATGTTGGGTTTCCCCTTTCAGTATATGTTATGACTCCATATGAAGATAATGGCTACTTGACAGCTAGAGAAATTCAGTATAACAAAAGACATTTGTCAGCATTGATGTTAATTTCTAAGTCAATTTGTTTACTAAAGAGTCGATTTAGTCGTCTAAAGATGCTACTTATGCAACATCTTGCGCAGTGTAGTGTTGCAATTAAAGCTTGTTGTATTCTCCATAATATATGCATGGAAAATAGTGATTTGGAAATGCTTGACATTGacgaagatgatatacctcctcCCTGTAGTGAAACATGCATGGACTCTCAGCCAATTTGCATTGTTGGGGAAGAAAAACGTAATGCAATTGCAGACTCTTTTATGTAA